In Silene latifolia isolate original U9 population chromosome X, ASM4854445v1, whole genome shotgun sequence, the following proteins share a genomic window:
- the LOC141620511 gene encoding uncharacterized protein LOC141620511 encodes MTYLELVEEIYQGISVQSLGTQLKVMMKFPSAGCFKIVPLNNEGAFKALWASIRHSHAPSMDIFVEVSTSQIVIPTPSIRLDDVAHFVSLETNYVNDGEFYGNLEGDEIDEELAILDENLLANEEDGDDDLVFASAPIVEFNKIDQLDEDELNSWKTWENMVRYEHGKEFAVGQVFPNKASLSDEVTSYCVKANQFFKVAESKPNTITFKCGRIPTPCNWQLRATQKDFHSEVFTIVTYKGPHDESCVCDMVPQDHMNLKRAFISHEIRNLVEGDWGYKVNSIVTYILDKYGYTISYTKAWNAKQRAIEEIFGDWDKSYELLPRFMQGLKESNPGTIVQFYTTPTTNPNVQKFKRVFWAFKPCIDGFEHCRPVLSIDGTHLYGKFKGTILTAMSIDANNQIFPVAFAIVEAENTDSWPWFMSCIRVFVTKRSGLCVISDRHKGIMKAMSEVGSGWEEPYAYHRVCIRHLASNVNTRFRNTAVKEMFGSTAMQLQNKKFDIGFRRLGELNREAQQYVVEIGIEKWSTCHDREPQNIL; translated from the coding sequence ATGACATATCTTGAATTAGTTGAAGAGATTTATCAGGGAATCAGTGTTCAAagtttgggtactcaattgaaggTAATGATGAAATTTCCGAGTGCCGGGTGTTTCAAAATTGTTCCCCTTAATAATGAGGGAGCCTTTAAAGCGTTATGGGCAAGTATTCGTCATTCACATGCTCCTTCAATGGACATATTTGTAGAAGTTTCTACTAGTCAAATTGTCATTCCTACACCAAGTATTAGGCTAGATGATGTTGCTCATTTTGTTTCACTTGAAACTAATTACGTAAATGATGGGGAATTTTATGGTAACTTAGaaggtgatgagattgatgaggaaTTGGCAATACTTGATGAGAATTTATTGGCAAATGaagaagatggtgatgatgatcttgTCTTTGCTAGTGCTCCCATCGTTGAGTTTAATAAGATTGATCAATTAGATGAGGATGAATTGAATAGCTGGAAAACTTGGGAAAATATGGTAAGATATGAACATGGGAAAGAGTTTGCGGTTGGACAAGTGTTCCCAAACAAAGCTTCACTTAGCGATGAGGTGACATCATATTGTGTTAAAGCAAATCAATTTTTCAAAGTTGCCGAATCAAAGCCTAATACTATTACCTTCAAATGTGGCCGGATTCCTACACCATGTAATTGGCAGTTAAGGGCTACACAAAAAGACTTTCATTCTGAAGTTTTTACCATTGTGACATACAAAGGTCCTCATGATGAGTCTTGTGTTTGTGACATGGTACCTCAAGACCACATGAATTTGAAACGAGCATTCATAAGTCATGAGATTCGTAACCTTGTTGAGGGAGATTGGGGATATAAAGTAAACTCTATTGTTACTTATATTTTAGATAAGTATGGTTACACAATTTCATACACCAAAGCTTGGAATGCAAAACAAAGAGCAATTGAGGAAATATTTGGAGATTGGGATAAATCATATGAGTTGCTACCTCGTTTCATGCAAGGCTTAAAAGAATCTAATCCTGGCACTATTGTTCAATTTTATACAACACCAACAACTAACCCAAATGTGCAAAAATTCAAGCGTGTTTTTTGGGCATTTAAACCATGTATTGATGGCTTTGAACATTGTCGGCCAGTTTTAAGCATTGATGGAACCCACTTATATGGAAAGTTCAAGGGAACAATTTTGACCGCTATGTCAATTGATGCTAATAATCAAATTTTCCCGGTTGCTTTTGCTATTGTTGAAGCCGAAAATACCGATAGTTGGCCTTGGTTTATGTCATGCATAAGAGTATTTGTTACCAAAAGAAGTGGGTTGTGTGTCATTTCCGATAGACACAAAGGGATTATGAAAGCAATGAGTGAAGTTGGTAGTGGGTGGGAGGAGCCGTATGCCTATCATAGGGTTTGCATTCGTCATTTGGCTTCAAATGTTAATACAAGATTTAGAAATACTGCAGTTAAAGAAATGTTTGGGTCAACGGCAATGCAATTACAAAACAAGAAGTTTGACATAGGATTTCGTCGCCTAGGTGAGTTGAATAGAGAGGCACAACAATATGTTGTTGAAATTGGAATAGAGAAGTGGTCAACTTGCCATGATAGAGAGCCACAGAATATCTTGTAA